CCGCCGAAGGACGTCCAGTGGTCGTTCGAAGGCCCGTTCGGCAAGTTCGATCAGGCCCAGCTGCAGCGCGGCTACAAGGTCTATCGGGAAGTCTGCTCGTCGTGCCACTCGATGAAGCTGCTCAGCTTCCGGAACCTTGGTGACAAGGGCGGCCCGTTCTACAACGAGAAGTACAAGAACTCGAACGACAACCCGTGGGTCAAGGCGATCGCCAAGGACTACGAGGTCGCCGACATCGACTCTGAGACGGGTGATGCGATCAAGCGTCCGGCCACCAGCGCCGACCGCTTCCCGTCGCCCTTCGCCAACGAAGTGGCCGCCCGCGGCGCGAACGGCGGCGCCCTGCCGCCGGACATGTCGCTGCTGGCCAAGGCCCGTTCGGGCGGTCCGGACTATATCTACTCGCTGCTGACGGGTTACGTGGATCCGCCGGCTGGCCTGAAGGTCGGTCCGGGTCAGCACTACAACCCCTACATGCCGGGTGACCTGACGGCCTATTGGTCGGGCTCGCATGAGCACGTCCCGCCGGGCGGCTTTATCGCCATGGCCGCCCCGCTGAAGGACGGTCAGGTGACGTTCGACGACGGCACCAAGTCGACCCTCGACCAGCAGGCCAAGGACGTGTCGGCCTTCCTGATGTGGGCCGCCGAGCCCAAGCTGGAAGAGCGCAAGCAGACTGGCTTCGCCGTGATCATCTATCTGCTGCTGCTGAGCGGCCTGCTCTACGCCAGCTACAAGACGGTCTGGCGCAACGAGTCGCACTAAGCGGCTAGCGTCTTCCAGGACTGGAGAAGCCCGGTGGAAACACCGGGCTTTTTCTTTTGCGCGTCAGCGGTGCGTGCTCAGGGCGCGATCGCGATCGTCCGGGCGTCGGCCGCCAAGCGCAGCCGATGGCGCGCCCATAGTCCCGTTCCCAGGGTTCCCACGACCCCTTCAGGCAGATCGTCGGCAAGCGTCGCCGGGACGTTCTCGGCCAGGACGCCGGCGATCGATAAGGCGCGAAGGCGCGCCGGCGCTTTATGGCGGGCGTTTGAAGTCAGCTTTCCAGTGACCGTGGCGTCACGCGTGGACAGTCGCGTCATCGCGCGCGAACCAGTGTCGATCGCGAATGCGCCGCTGCGGGCTGTGGGGCCGTCGCTGATTGCGGCCGTGATCGTGGGGAGTCCTTCGACGACTTCAACCGGCAGCACTACTTGTCGCCGCGCCCGCCACGGTTGGTCGATACGCACCCTGCATTGCGCGAAGTCGATCTCGATACTGTGCCCCGAAAGGACGTCCATGCCGATGACGCCGGCTATGGGTGTGACAAAGCCTGCGCCCCGATCGTCAAGATCGGCCACCGTCACCGACACCGCTGGCGCCTTGAGCCCGGCGATTTCGACCGGGAGGGTCACCGTCTCGGTGACGATCCCGGCCATCTGAGCCTTGGTCTCATGCAGCAGTGTGCGCGGCGCGGAGAGATCGATCACGTAATCGCCAGCCATATCGGCGATTGCTGCGGGCGCGACAATCGCACCGTTCTCGAACCAGCATCGCGTCTCCCCGGCGTGCGCTGGGTGGGCGACGGAAAACGGCAAAGCGACACAGGCCAGCAGGACGGAAACGCGAGACCGCATGGCGCCGAGCCTAGCTCAGCCTTGGCCGTTGTGCGACGCTTTCGATAATCAGCGGTGACAGGACCTCAGCTTCCCGGGCAAGCTTGCGTCGGCGCGCCGTAGCGAGCGTGCAGCGTCCGTGGCTTGGACCCGCCGAGGGTTATGACCGTCATCTGGTCGTAGTCGCAATCCGTCAGCACTGTCGGTGCGGCGTCCCCCAGCGCGCGGGCGATTTCGCCCACGGTGTTGCTGTGCCCGACGACCAGGACCGTCGTGTCCTTGTCCGCCTTGCGCGCGGCGTTGGCGACGCGCTCAGCGTGCGCCAGGACGCCGCCGTCGAGCGCGATGGTCTGGACGGTCGCGCTCTGGGCCTCTGCGGTCGGCCTGCCGGTTTGCTGGGTTCGCTTCAGCGGCGTCGCCAGGACCAGGCTGACCCGGGCGCCGGAAAGGGCGGTCGCCAGGGCGTTGGCGCGAGCCAGACCGGTTTCCGACAGATCCGGATCGCCGTTGGGTGAGACCTTCTCGCCATGACGGACGATCACGACCGTCTGCGCCAAGGCAGGGCTCGCGGCGAGCAGCAGGAAGACGGCGAGGGCGCTCAGACGACGGATCATGCTCAAGCCTCGGCCTTGGCCCCTCCGGACCGTTGAAACAGTTGCAGCGTGCGTAGCAGGGACAGCCGCGCGCTGTCGGCGTGATGCCCGTTCGGCGCGACGAAGGCATGTCCGGCGTCATAGAGATAGATCGGCAGATCCGGATGGCGCTCGCGGATCGCTTCGACATCGGCCAGCGGGATCATCGTGTCGACCTTGCCGAAGTGAAGGATAGTTGCAACCTTGGGCGTCTCGTCGCGATAGGCGATGATGTCACCGCCGTAGAAAGCCGACACCGCCGAGAGGCCCTCGCAGCGACACGCCGCCAGCCAGGCCGTGGTGCCGCCGTAGCAGAAGCCTAGCGCAAACACCGGGCCACCGAGAACATCAACGCAGGCCTGGACACGGGGCAGGGTGCTAGCTCCCCAGCCGGTCCGCTCGCCCATGGCCATGCGGGCTTCGAGGATCGCTGGCGTGGTGTCTTCAACAGGAAAGTCGGCGTCAGCCGCGTCCATCAGACTGGGAACGATCACCTCATAGCCCTGCTCGGCCAGGCTGTCCGCCAACTGACGCAGATGCGGGGTAACGCCCCAGATCGCGTGCATCATGACGACGCCGCCGCGCCGCGCTTCCGTTGGTGGTGCGTGATACGCAGCGAAGGGCGCGCCGTCCAAGGTGGCGAGGGCGATCCGCTCCCCCACTACGCGGCCCCGTGCGCAGCGAAGAAGTCCATTGTCCGCTGGCGGGCCAGTTCGGCGTCGGCGAGATCGGAATCCGGGCGGCCATCGTTGTTGAAGCCATGACCGCTAGCTTCGTAGATATAGACGGGAACGTCAGGGTGAGCGGCTTGTATCGCCGCCTTCACGTCGTCAGCCGGGATGTGCGGGTCCTTCCGTCCCAGATGGACGATCACCGGCGCCTTCAGCGCGAACTTGGCCATGCCAGCGACTTGACCGCCATAGTAGCTGGCGCCCGCCGCAATCCCCTCGCAGCGCGAAGCCGCCAGCCAGGTCATCGTACCGCCGTAGCAGTAGCCGACCACGAAGACCGGTCCCCGGTCCTTGAGGAAGTCCACGCACGCCTGGATGTCGCCCATGGCGTTGTCGGGCCCGTTGGCGAGGGCGTGCTTGACGCCGTTCTCGAAGCCAGCCGGATCGTGCAGAGCGGTGAAGCCCTTCTCCTGTCGGTCGAACATTGACGGCGCCACGACTTCGAAGCCGCGGGCGGCCCAGCGGGCGACGTCCTCGTGGACGTAGTGGTCCAGACCGAAGATCTCCTGGATCACGATGACTCCGCCTCGGCGCGGGCCGTTCGGCTCGGCATGCAGGGCGGTGAACGCAAAGCCGTCATGCGCGGCGGTCAGGGTGATCATCTGGGCCATGGAGCCTCCTTCCAACGGACCGCCCCTTTTAGACGGCCCGAGCGTCGCGCGAGCAACGAAAAACGGCCCGCGGCGGGCGCGGGCCGTTACTGGTCTTCAACCGCCGAGCTCAGCCCTTCGGTTTTAGCGCGCAAGCGCCCATGCCCGCCGCCTTGGCCCGCGCGCAGGACATGGCGAGCATGGCGGCCGACGACTTGGGCTGAGGCGCGTCGATGATGTAGCCGGCGCCGCCTTCGCACAGAACCTCGTAGCGCGAGATCGGCGGCGTGCCGCCGCCGCCCAGATAGACGCCATCCGCGGGCTTGCAGGTCAGGCCGGCTCTTTGCGCCAGGGCGCCCAGCCCCGCCGTAGAGCCGACGTTCTCGCGCAGACGACAGGTGGCCAGCTTGCCCTTTGCCGCCTTCTCCGAAGCGGCCAAGGCGTAGCAGTCATAGGCGTTGACCTTGCCGCCGGCCTTGCTCACGATCCAGCCAAAGTCGTTCTTGCAGGCGATCTCGTAGGTTTCACCGCCACCGCGATGGGCGTTCACCTGGCCGGCGCTGACAAGATCACAGTTCACGCCGGCCTCCGCCGCCAGCGCGCCAGCGCGCTTCTGCTGCAGGGGATTTCCGGGCTCGAGGAACTGCTGCCCTTCCTGCTCCGCCCGATAGCGGCCGGTGGTATAGGTCGGATCGACCGCGCGTGGGCCGGTGCGGTTGGCGTCGGATGGCTGCCAGCCCGCGCGGCTCTGGCCGAACGCGGAACCAGCGAGCATGGCGCAGGCGACGCCGAGGATGATGATCTTTTTCATGGTGCCCTCCACTTGACGTGTCGAGGTTACACCGTCCGGTTGCCGCGTCGAGCCTTCTCGCGGGGAACCATCAATCCGGCATAAGCGCGGCGCCGTTTAGGTCACGGACGCCGCGCGACGCATCAGACGTTGAAGCGGAAGTGCATCACGTCGCCGTCCTTGACGACGTACTCCTTGCCTTCCGAGCGCATCTTGCCGGCTTCCTTGGCGCCGTTCTCGCCGCCCAGCTTGACGTAGTCGTCGAAGGCGATGGTCTCGGCGCGGATGAAGCCCTTCTCGAAGTCGGTGTGGATGACGCCGGCGGCCTGCGGGCCGGTGGCGCCCACGGGGATCGTCCAGGCCCGGGCTTCCTTGGGACCGACCGTGAAGTAGGTCTGCAGCCCCAGCAGGCTGTAGGCCTCGCGAATCAGGCGGTTGAGGCCCGGCTCGGCCAGCCCCAGGGTCTCGAGGAACTCGGCGCGCTCTTCTTCATCCAGCAGGGCGATCTCGCTCTCGATCTGAGCCGAGATGACCACGCTCTTGGCGTTGTCGCGGGCGGCCCGTTCGGCCACCAGGTCCGAGAACTTGTTACCCTTGTCGGCGCTGGCTTCCTCGACATTGCAGACATAGAGGGCCGGCAGCGAGGTCAGCAGCTGCAACATGGCCCAGGCCTTGGCGTCTTCCTTGTCGATCTGGGCGGCGCGGGCGGGACGACCGGCGCGCAGCTGCTCCAGCGCCAGGTTGATCAGGCGCAGGGTCTGGATCATGTCCTTGTCGCCGCCGCTCTTTGCGCGCTTCTCGACGTTGGGCAGGCGCTTTTCCAGGCTCTCCAGGTCGGCCAGCATCAGCTCCATCTCGATGATCTCGAGATCGCTGATCGGGTCGATACGGCCCTCGACGTGGGTGATGTCGCTGTCTTCGAAGCAGCGGGCGACGAAAGCCACGGCGTCACAGTCCCGGATATTGGCCAGGAACTGGTTGCCCAAGCCTTCACCCTTCGAGGCGCCGCGCACCAGGCCTGCGACATCGACGAAGTTGATCCGGGCCGGGATGATCTCCTTGGAGCCGGCGATCTTTGCCAGCGCGTTCAGGCGCGGCTCGGGCACGGCGACGTCGCCGGTGTTGGGCTCGATCGTGCAGAACGGATAGTTGGCGGCCTGGGCCGACGCCGTCTGGGTCAGGGCGTTGAACAGGGTGGACTTGCCGACATTGGGCAGGCCGACGATGGCGACTTTCAGGGCCATGGAACTCTCGTGAATTTCGTTGGCGCGCGCTTAGCACGGATGGCCGCGAAAGGCGAACCTGGGGAGGGGCTTGCGCGAATTGCAACCAGATCAGATATCAAAGCCGCAACAGGAGTTCGCCATGCCCGTCCGTCCCGTCCTGAAGATCATCAAAGGCCAACCCACCTCAGACGGCGCCGGGGTGCGGCTGACGCGGATGCTGGGTACCCCGGAAGCCCAGATGTTCGACCCGTTCCTGATGTTGGACTGCTTCGACAACGACCAGGCGTCAGACTATTTGGGCGGCTTCCCCGACCATCCGCATCGCGGCTTCGAGACCGTGACCTACATGCTGGAAGGCCGGATGCGTCACAAGGATAACACCGGCCGCGAGGGCGTGATCGGACCGGGCGGGATCCAGTGGATGCGGGCCGGCAAGGGCATCGTTCACTCCGAGATGCCCGAACAGGCCGATGGCCGCATGCGCGGCTTCCAGCTGTGGGTGAACCTGCCCGCTAAGTTGAAGATGAGCGCCCCCGGCTACCAAGAGTTTGAGGCCGACAGCATCCCGGTCGAAACCCGCGACGGCGACGTGACGGTCAAGGTGATCTCCGGCGCGACCGAAGGCGGTACGGCGGGGCCGATCGGCGGCGGCGCGGTGGACGCCCTATATTTCGACGTCGTGCTGCCGGCCGGGACGGTGTTTGAAGAGCCTGTCGGTGATGACCGCAACACCATGCTGGCGGTCTATGAAGGTCAGGTGCGTGTGGCCCATGACACGGTCGACGCCTTGTCGGGCGTCTTCCTGGGACGCGGCGACACGGTTCGGGTCGAGGCGGTCACCAAGGCGCGTGTGCTGCTGTTGGCGGGGCGTCCGATCGGCGAGCCCGTGTTCTGGCACGGCCCGTTCGTGATGGACACGCGCGAGGGTCTCGTTCAGGCGTTCGAGGACTTCCAGCGTGGAAGGTTCTAAGAGGCGTCGTGCGGGCGGCCGCTGACGACGCAGGGACGGAGCTTCACCCCGCCGCGGCCGCCGCGAAGTCGCGCCAGGTCTTGGCTTCCTTGCGGAAGTGGGCGTGGGTCTTAGACAGGCGCCGGTCGATCTCAGCCAGCTTGGCATGAGCCTCGTCCCTGCGGCCCTGTTGGGCCAGGAAGGCTGTGTAGCGGGCGATGCCCTCGAAGCCCGGATAGTGATCGGCCGCCCAGCTAAGCGCCGTCTCGGCCTGTTCGTCGCGGCCGAGCGCTTGGTAGACGCGGCCAAGCGCCAGCAGAGTGTGTGGGGTGCGGCCGGCGGTCGGGGTTTCTCCAAGCTTTTCGAGCAGGGGCAGCGCCTCGGCGGGGCGGTTCAGCTCGATCAGGGCGTTCGCGCGGCCCAGTAGCAACTGCGGGTCGTCGGCGTAGAGGCCCGTAAGGCTTTCGGCGTAGAGGCGCTCGGCCTCGGCGTGCCTACCCAGTTCGGTCGCGGCCACGGCCAGGCGAACGCGATTGGCGACCGTTGGCGCGTCATCCACGGCCTTAGCCGCCTCGCGATACTCGCGTTGCGGGTCGAGCGCCTGGCGCGCGGCGGCGCCCACCTTCTGCGCGGTGCGGCCTCCCAGCAGTTCGGGCAGGATCACGGCGACGAGATAGACCACGCCGCCGACCGGCTGGAACAGTAGGATGATCCAAAGCCAGTACATCTCTCGCTGGGTCCGCACGACGTGGACGCACAGCGCGATCGAGAACAGCAGCGACAGGCCCAGCAGCGGCAACGGAAGCGAGAACATGGGCTGGTCATTCCCTCACGGGCTGGGCGTCGTCAATCCGGCGGCTTGAGCGCCGACGGTGTCTAGATGGGAACGCTTTGAAGGACGCGTAAGGCGCCCGCCTGGGGCCCTAGGATCCTAGGCGGGTTTGCGCGGATCGGCCTTGGGCGCGGGGGCCAGGCGCATGACCTCGGCTTGATAGCGTTCGTCATCACCGACGGCGGCGAAGGGCAGGGCGTCGGCGATGGCGTCCAACATCGGGTCCAGCCACTGGTGCTCTACCTTGTGGAAGTCGCCCAGCACGTAGTGCATCACCGCGTCCTTGTGGCCGGGATGACCCACGCCGATGCGGCCGCGGCGGAAGGCGTCGCCGACCTGGCTGGTCACAGAACGGATGCCGTTGTTGCCGGCCGCCCCGCCGCCCGACTTCATCCTGAAGCGGCCCGGCGCCATGTCGATCTCGTCATGAAAGACGATGACGTCCGCCGGCGTCAGCTTGAAGAACTTCATCGCCTCGCCCACCGCGCGGCCGCTTTCGTTGTAAAAGGTCTTGGGCTTCAACAGCAGCAGCTTGACCGGGCCGTCAGGCGTGGAGACCTGGCCCTCGCAGGCCAAGCCCTGAAAGCGCGCGCGCCACGGGGCGGTCCCCCACTTCCGCGCGAGGGCGTCGACGGCCATGAAGCCGACGTTGTGGCGGTTCTTCTCGTACTTGGGCTCGGGATTGCCCAGGCCGGCGAGGATCAGCATCGCGAAGATCTCGGGAGTTCAAACGAAAACGGGCGGACCCCAAGGTCCGCCCGTCTGTAATATGCTTCGATCCGAGGACCGATAGGCTTAGGCGGTCGTCGTGTCGCCGGCGTCCGACTGAGCGGCGGACGAAGCCTTGACGTTGGCGATCACGAAGTCGCGGTCCATGGCCGGCTTCACGCCTTCCGGCAGCTTCACTTCCGAGATGCGGATGACGTCGCCGATGTCGTGACCGGCCAGGTCGATGACCAGTTCTTCGGGGATCTTGTCGGCCGGGCAGGCCAGTTCGACGGTGTGACGGATGACTTCGAGCGTGCCGCCCTTCTTCAGGCCGACCGAGGTTTCGTGGTTCTTGAAGTGCACCGGCACTTCGATCTTGATCAACTGGTGCTCGTCGACGCGATACAGGTCGAAGTGGACGGGCTCGTCGGTGACGGGGTGGAATTGCACGGCCTTAGCGATGACCGATTGCTTTTCTTCGCCGTACTGAAGGGTGACCAGGTGGCCCAACAGCTTGCCGGTGTACAGCGACTTGCGGAATTCGTTGGCCTTCACGGCGATGTTCACGGGAGCCTTGCCGCCGCCGTACAGAACGCCCGGGACCTTGCCGGCGCGACGGGTGGCGCGAGCGTTGCCGGTGCCGGCGCCGTCGCGGATTTCCACGTTCAGAATGATCTCGCTCATGGTGCAGTCTTTCTAGAGAGCCGTATGCTCTCTTCTGGGACCAGAGCGCCTATGGCTGGATCGCCACGCTCGCCCGGTCGTTTTGGGGTCGCGCTACATACACAAAAGGGCCGGGCGACGCAACGCCCGGCCCCTCGTGATGGAAAGCGAGGAAGATCAGCCCTTTTTGACCGGCTTCTTGGCGGCCGTCTTGGCCTTGCGCGATTTGGAGCCGGCGCCCTTGGTGGCGATCGTTTCCTTGACCGGCAGAACCTTGGGCGGCTCGGGCGGCACCGTGGCGCCGGCGGCCTTGATCACGCAGGCGCCGGTGTCGATCAGGATGTGTTGGCCGAGGCAGAAGATGTCCTCGTAGTGGGGCTTCGAGACGGCCAGGCACTGGTAGAGGTTCAGCTTGGCCATGTTCAGGCAGCTGCTGGTTGCGGGATCGGTGCTCAGCGCGTCGATCGCACTGAGGTTGTTGTCGCCAGCCGCGCCGAGGGCGGCGAGAGCGGCCACGGCCAGGCCTCGGATCACGACCGGCGAATAGGGCGCGACGGCGGCGCGCGGGGTAAGGCCCAGAGACTGGCCCCCCATCGACGCTTGCTGCAGCACCGCGACGTCCGCGCTTTCGGCGAGGGCGGGGCTGGTCGACAGCGACTTGGCCGACGCCAGGCGGCCGTCGCGATCAACGACCGCGCTCTTGGACCAGGTCGCCTTCTGCACATCGTAGGCCGCCTGCTTCACCGCCTTGCCCGCCATGAAGACCTTCAGGCCGTCGCCGCCGATCGTATCGATGATCAGGCCTGCGGCGCTGTCGCTACCCTTGAAGACGGTCGCGTACGAGGGGTTGGAGAAGATGTTGTTGACCATCTCCTGGCGTTGGGTCGGGTGGGCCGCGACCTCGCGCACCGAGGCGACAAAGGTGGGGTCCTGCAGCGCCAATACGGCGGCGTAAGCCACCGCGCCGTTCATGAACGACCTGGCCTCGTAGGACGCTCCGACCTTCAGCGAAGTCTGGATCTGCTCGCCGTTCTGGAACGTGGGCGAGACCTGGCTGGCGCGCGCCATGTAGCCCCGGAAGGCGCTGGCGCGCTCGACCACGCTGGCCGAGAGGGTGATCGGCGGCGGCGGCGGCGGGGCTTGGACAACGGGCGGCGGCGGCGGCGGTGGGGGCGAGCTACAGGCCGCAACCAGCGCGGCCAGCGCCACGACGGTCGTTGTCAGTACGACCCGCGTACGCGAGAAGGAACGCATTATCCGAAATTCCCCATCAAGACTCTGGTGGCGCGCTTAGCAGCCTGGGCAGGCGATATTGTGACTGTCGCCCCGTTAACCAAGCTTTTACAAGCGTGACCGTGCGAGAGGCGAATTCCCTTTGGAATGCGCCGCTTCACGCGAAAAATAACCTTAATCGGGTCTCCGCCGCGCAACGCCGGCGATCAGCACGGCGCGGCCGGTAACGAATGGGCGAAGCGCCGACAACCTAGTCGAACAGCTTGGACACCGACTCTTCGTTGGCGATCCGGCGAATGGCTTCGCCAATGAGCGGCGCGCACGACACGTAGCGGATCTTCGGACAGGCCTTGGCCGGGTCCGAGGCTTCGATCGAGTCGGTGACCACCAGTTCGGTGAGCACGGAATTGGCGACGCGGTCGGCGGCTGCGCCCGAAAGCACGCCGTGGGTGATGTAGGCGCTGACCGACTTGGCGCCGTGGCTCATCAGGGCCTGAGCGGCGTTGCACAGCGTGCCGGCCGAGTCGGCGATGTCGTCGAACAGGATGCAGCGACGGTCCTTGACGTCGCCGATGATGTTCATGACTTCCGACTGGCCCGGACCCGAGCGACGCTTGTCGACGATGGCGAGGTCGGCGTCGTCCAGGCGCTTGGCCAGGGCGCGGGCCCGCACCACGCCGCCCACGTCCGGCGAGACGACCATCAGGTCGTCGCCCATCGGGTAGTGACGGCGGATGTCCTCGGCCATCAGGCGCGAGGGCAAGAGGTTGTCGGTCGGGATGTCGAAGAAGCCTTGGATCTGGCCGGCGTGCAGGTCCATGGTCAGAACCCGGTCGGCGCCGGAGCGGGTGATCAGGTTAGCGACCAGCTTGGCCGAGATCGGGGTGCGGCCGCCGGTCTTCCGGTCCTGGCGGGCGTAGCCGAAGTAAGGCAGCACGGCCGTGATCCGCTTGCCCGACGCGCGCTTGAGGGCGTCGATGCAGATCAGGAGCTCCATCAGGTTGTCGTTGGCCGGATAGCTGGTCGACTGGATGACAAAGACGTCCTCGCCCCGCACGTTCTCGTCGATGGTGACGAACACCTCGAGGTCGGCGAACCGGCGCACCTGGGCGCGGGTCAGCGGCATGTCGAGATATTCCGCGATCGCCTGGGACAGCGGGCGGTTGGAGTTGCCGGACAGCAGCTTCATGATGATCTCGGGTGTGGGGGTCGCCGTTGGCGGGCCTTCTAGCAGGCGAAGCCCCGGACACAAGTGTTAACGGCGAGACTTTTTCGTTTCCGTACCCGGAGCAATGCTCACGGGGGGCGCAGGCGTCACGCCTCCAGCATGATCGCCGACAGAAGGCGGCCGTAGTCGCCCTCGTTGTTGAGGAAGGCGCGGCGGTTGGAGAAGAACCATTCCTCTTCGGCGCGGGTGTCGCGGCCCACCCACTCGCGGCGCTCCACACCGGCGGTCGCCAGACGGTCCAGCACGAAGGCCGGCAAGTCGAAGAAGCGCTTGTCCTCGGCGACGCCCGGCTTGAAGAACCGTCCCGAGCCAGGGCAGTCGGCTTCGAACTTGTGCAGGAAGTCGAGGCCCACCTCGTAGGACTTCGGTCCGATGCAGGGGCCAACAACGCCGGTCATGTTGGCGGGGGTGGCGCCCAGCTCGACCATGCGGTCCACAGCCGACTGCACCACGCCGTCCAGCGCCCCGCGCCAGCCGGCGTGGGCGGCGGCCACGATCCGCGCTTCAGGATCGACCAGCAGCACCGGCGCGCAGTCGGCCGCCATGGCGCCGCAGATCACGCCGGGGGTCTTGGACACCACCGCGTCGCCTTCGGGCCGCGCCTCGCCCCACGAGCCGTCGGCGACGATCGCGATGGTCGAATGGATCTGGTAGCAGACGTTCAGATCCTCGGGCCCGCCGCCGAACCAGCGCGCGATCCGAGCCCTGTTCTCCTCCACATCGGCGGGCTCGTCCTTGCTGCCGCGTCCGACGTTCAGGCTGTCATAGATGCCCTTCGAGACCCCGCCCTGGCGCGTGAAGAAGGCGTGCTTGACGCCCGGCAGGCTGGACAGCAGCGGCGACTGGACGGTGGGCAGAACGGGTGTCTTCACGTCGCGTCCTCGAAGAGGGGGGGCGAAAGGTCGGGCGCGCAAAGACACGCGACCTTGAACAGATCGCCCATCTGCGCCTCTCCGATCAAGCGATCAAGCTGTCTTCCGATCTGGTCGGCCCGATCGGGTTGGCGCGTGGCCAAGGCTTCGGCGCGTTGGACGATTCCCAAGGCGACCAGAAACGCGCCCTGGCTGAGGATCGGACCCGCCTTCGCGCCAGTTTCGCGCGCGGCCGTCACCACCGACGGGAAGTCGGCCCAGACCGTCAGGTCGGCAAGGCCTGCCGTCTCCAGCGGATCGACCTTCTGATGGTTCCGCACCGCCTGCAGCGTGTCACCCGGCTCGGGGTGGGCTCGGCCATAGTCGATCAACAGGGCCGCGCCGCCGTCGGTGACGAGACGATGGGCGATGTCCGAGGCCAGCGCCGCCTGGGCGGGGGAGGATTCCCAGATGCTCCCTGCTTCCAAATCCTCCCCCCAGCGGGGGAGGTAGTCCGAAGGACCGGAGGGGGAAGGGGCGGGGGCTACGGGACTTCCCCCTCCGTCCGCTGCACGGACACCTCCCCCTCTGGGGGGAGGATTTATGGCGCGCAACCCAAACGCCAGCGCGCCATCCGCGCCCAGTCCGATCACCCGCTCCGCCCATCCAGTCTGTGTGCGGACAAATTGACGCGCGGGCAGGCAATCCAGAAGCTCGTTGGCGACCAGGATCGTCGGCGCGCCGCCCGGAACCTCGTCGAGGCGCGAGGCCCAGCGCGGGCCGTCACCGAGCCGCGCGGCTTGCTTGTCCTTCAGCGGCTCGGAAACCTCGACAAGCCAGACTTCAGCGGCCGATAGGAAGGCCGAATCCAGTCGCCCGACGCGCAGCACGTCGCTCATCAACGTCCCGTCGCCGGGCCCCATCTCGACCAGACGGAACGGCGCGGGCCGACCCATGCGCGTCCAGGTCTCGATCACCCATAGGCCGATCAACTCGCCGAACATCTGGCTGACCAGGGGCGCGGTGATGAAATCCCCTGAGGTCCCTAGATCCGGCCGCGTGGCGTAATAACCGTCGCGCGGGTCGTGCAGGCAGCGGGTGAAGAACTCAGGAACGCCGATCGGTCCGTCCTGGGCGATCTGGGCCTTCAGGCGGTCAAGCAGGCTCACGCGCCCCGGCCTCGTCCTGAATCGGTTCCTTCAGCGCCTTCCATAGCAGCCACCCGCCGGCCATGATCATCGGGATCGACAGCATCATCCCCATGGTCAGGCCCAGCGGGAACTCAGGCATGCCGATGTCTGGATTGCGCACGTTCTCCAGCGACAGCCGCGCCAGACCGTAGCCCAGCAGGAAAGTTGCCACGAGCGCGCCGCGCCGGCGCAGCCACTTCAGACGATAGATGGCGAAGCCCATGATCAGGAACAGCGCCAGTCCCTCCAGGCCGGCCTCATAGAGCT
The DNA window shown above is from Caulobacter sp. FWC26 and carries:
- a CDS encoding class I SAM-dependent methyltransferase, with product MSLLDRLKAQIAQDGPIGVPEFFTRCLHDPRDGYYATRPDLGTSGDFITAPLVSQMFGELIGLWVIETWTRMGRPAPFRLVEMGPGDGTLMSDVLRVGRLDSAFLSAAEVWLVEVSEPLKDKQAARLGDGPRWASRLDEVPGGAPTILVANELLDCLPARQFVRTQTGWAERVIGLGADGALAFGLRAINPPPRGGGVRAADGGGSPVAPAPSPSGPSDYLPRWGEDLEAGSIWESSPAQAALASDIAHRLVTDGGAALLIDYGRAHPEPGDTLQAVRNHQKVDPLETAGLADLTVWADFPSVVTAARETGAKAGPILSQGAFLVALGIVQRAEALATRQPDRADQIGRQLDRLIGEAQMGDLFKVACLCAPDLSPPLFEDAT
- a CDS encoding 50S ribosomal protein L25/general stress protein Ctc translates to MSEIILNVEIRDGAGTGNARATRRAGKVPGVLYGGGKAPVNIAVKANEFRKSLYTGKLLGHLVTLQYGEEKQSVIAKAVQFHPVTDEPVHFDLYRVDEHQLIKIEVPVHFKNHETSVGLKKGGTLEVIRHTVELACPADKIPEELVIDLAGHDIGDVIRISEVKLPEGVKPAMDRDFVIANVKASSAAQSDAGDTTTA
- a CDS encoding ribose-phosphate pyrophosphokinase; the protein is MKLLSGNSNRPLSQAIAEYLDMPLTRAQVRRFADLEVFVTIDENVRGEDVFVIQSTSYPANDNLMELLICIDALKRASGKRITAVLPYFGYARQDRKTGGRTPISAKLVANLITRSGADRVLTMDLHAGQIQGFFDIPTDNLLPSRLMAEDIRRHYPMGDDLMVVSPDVGGVVRARALAKRLDDADLAIVDKRRSGPGQSEVMNIIGDVKDRRCILFDDIADSAGTLCNAAQALMSHGAKSVSAYITHGVLSGAAADRVANSVLTELVVTDSIEASDPAKACPKIRYVSCAPLIGEAIRRIANEESVSKLFD
- the pgeF gene encoding peptidoglycan editing factor PgeF, which produces MKTPVLPTVQSPLLSSLPGVKHAFFTRQGGVSKGIYDSLNVGRGSKDEPADVEENRARIARWFGGGPEDLNVCYQIHSTIAIVADGSWGEARPEGDAVVSKTPGVICGAMAADCAPVLLVDPEARIVAAAHAGWRGALDGVVQSAVDRMVELGATPANMTGVVGPCIGPKSYEVGLDFLHKFEADCPGSGRFFKPGVAEDKRFFDLPAFVLDRLATAGVERREWVGRDTRAEEEWFFSNRRAFLNNEGDYGRLLSAIMLEA